The DNA segment TCAGATTAAAATTTTTCATACGCTACCAATGAAAATCATATATGTCCAGATGTGTCGATTTTCTTATGTTTATGATAAACTGAAAGGTGAAACGCTCCTTTTTGTGCTGAGAAAATCCATCCTACTTCTGAAGCATCGGTTTTTTAAATACTCTCTGGGGTCAGCTGGAAAAAGCATCATCACAAAACTTGTGGGGCAGCtagctcagaggtagagcaggtcgtctaATTGTTCGATCCCCCGCTCCTcctttgggcaagatactggaCCCCAAATTGTTctcaatggctgttccatcggtgtgtgaatggttactgagttactgaccatgtatggtagccttggccacttgtgggtgactgtgtgtgtgaatgagtgaatatgacatgtagtgtaaaagcactttgaaagatcggaagactagaaaggtgctatacaagtgcagtccatttgcAAAGCTGTAAGcagggctgtttttctgtcacCATGGCAAGTTCATTTTGGGCAGTGACATTGCTGCAGATTAAACCACCCAACAGcacaaccttaaacatctacagctgtaaatgcaacatacacagtaatattaatccaaagacatcatgtaaacactgacagggaacaCTTAACTGCAcaatgagtacttttattttagatacttaaagtacattttgctgacaatacTTTCACACTTTTACTTACTTAAGTAAGGTTTTGAATGCTGAATTTTtgtggagtattttcacagagTGGTATTATGCTGAAGTAAAAACTATCGGAATACTTCTTCCTCTAATCTCAAACATCAAtcctccacttatccggggccgggtcgggggggcagcaggccaagcaaagatccccagatgtccctctctccagcaacactttccagctcctcctgggggacccgaggcgttcccaggccagatgagatatgtaatccctccagcatgtcctgGGTCGACCCCGGGTCATCTTACCAAACTAAAGCAATGCATCACATTTTCTAATCATTATTTGTAAAGTGACTAACTAGCTGCCAAATAAAGAAcactgaggtaaaaaaaaaaccaaccacCTGAATTGTAGATAAACGTATTTAAAAATGATCAGGTGAAGTGTATTTGACaaattacttgagtaaatgcactACATTTTACTACTGAAGTTGACACAGGTGACATCCCAGCTCTATAaaacaaatatctttttttatttcctggTGACATCAGTGTTTATGGGGTTATCCTTATGTTAATAGTGGGCTATAATGAAAACTAATACAGCAGATACACACTTTATTGATCTGTTTATTGGAACAGTGTACAACATGCTTCTTCCTGAAGAGAACTAATAAAGAGTTTAGTATTATTAATTGCAGTTGCAGTGAACTAAGAAGAGGGAGCACCGGTATGTTTGAAGTGAAGAGGTTTAAATCGTACCTTAACCTGGgtggctgtgattggctgatccTGCTCCAATCATTAGCTGCTGCTCCGACCCTTCCGTACATTCACACAGTGTGATTTAGCGCACACATAGCGGAACACGGTAAGTGTCCTGTGAAGCTTTACCCGTGTTTAAAATGAGCAATTTCACAGCTAATTATCCCGCTTGTGACTTAATTAGTTTAATGACAAGCCTGTTAACACTTTATTGTCTCCGGAGAGACACTAAAACGACTCCCGGCTCCAGTGTAGCGAAATAATTTTTGTGAGTGAAATAGCTTTAGCTTACAAGCTAGATGTCTGGATTGAGTAGCTACCGTCAGCTAATGACTAACTAACGAGTTGACGATACAAACAAGGTTTGTGGTTCAAGTAGTTAAATGTCCGACTGTGCCTCAGTCGCTTTTAGATATACATTTGTTTACTCGCATGTTAACAGAAACTCAGCTAGCGTCTGAAAACTTAAACGTTAGCGAGATTAAATCAAAAACGAGATCTGAGAGTTCAGCTTGATGCTAACTggctagctaactttagctaacggtGTTAGCTTAACAGTTGAGTTAACGGTCAGGCGGCTTAAAATGGAGTTTAATATTTGTCAGAGAAGAAGTAACGTTAAACTGTGAGCTCGGGTTTTATCTCTGCCAAGTCAACGTTAGTTAGCGCAGTGTTTGTGCTGCACAGCTCGCCGTACCCTTTTTCCAGGCTAACACCCAGTAACGATAGCTAACGTTTACCAAATGCTGCTAGCTGAATGCTAACGTCTGAGTAGTCGTAATCACGCTCCTTTTTCGGTGTCGACTCTGACTTCTCAAACTTCACTTTAAATTTACATTAAAGTTATGTTGACGCATTAATACTGCTGACTGTGGCTGGTCATTTTAAATGGTGTTTACGGTCACAGTCTGTTGCATTGGGAAACTAATAGCCACACCCTTCCTCTCGAAACCAGCTACGCTTTAAGTTGTCACGAAAATAAGTTCATAGTTGTTTAATAGTTTAAATCCCAGGATAGCAATACCCGCTTAACGTTGAAAGTCGTGGTTGTACAGTTTAAGACTTTTATAAAAGTTTAATCAAATCAGAAGTGTGTTTGTGCTAAGTTAAAACCCATTTGCCCCCTTCTGGCTCTGACACATGATACAAGGTTGAGTTGAGCTGAGGGGGAGTTTGAGTAAGTTGGTCCTGTTaaccataaaaatataaaacaatccTCCATCTTTTACAATGATTGTTTTAGACAGGCTTGTAGTTTttactgtctgtgtgttcatcAGCAACAGGTTTCTCAAGGAATACAATTTGTTATGTAACATGTGACAACTCACCTCCTGACTTCATCCAGCACTTAAATTAGCAGCCAGAAGTCTTCCTTTAAAAACATCGTCAGCATTATTACAGTTTGATTGAGCCAGCATTGCACAGCAGATGATTTATTGCCTGTTTTTACAGTGTACTTTGGTGTTAATGTTGCTTGTCAGGatgtttttcttacattttcttGTTTATCTGCCTTTATAAACATGTAAGCAAAACTTTGAGTTGTGTAGTAAATCAATCTGGTTTCATCCAGACCAGTGATGTGAATGTAAATacttcaatatttgttttaattcagGGCCAGCTTCCTGTCTAAACAGTTTGGTGTAGCCTAGTTTTCTGGCTCCCAACCGACGCTCAGCACCTGCCCGCTGACATCAGTGTACCTGAGGATCTGCCGGCGCCCCCCTCCCCAGATGTAGAGGGAGTTGTCATCTGCAGCAGCCGTGTACACAGTAGGTTAGGCTGTCCTCTCAGCATGAATGTGCTTTCTGTTTCACTGCACAGATTTTGTGCAAAGTACTCCTTTGTGTTAGGCATTGTCCATTTGTAAATTGGGCAAGATGTTTACATTTTAGTACTTGATCAGGAATGTGGCATAAAGTGTTTATTGGCTGTTTGCAACAAGGAGGCACTCTCACTAGAAGGCCAGCAAAAATGTATGAGTAGGTTTGGTGAAGGTTGTCAGCTCAAGTGTTTGATACTTGAAATGTTTGAGCCCAGGCTCATATCTAATCAGGGGAAGGCTTAGGTTTCTTATCTGATGTCACGGCTTTGAGTTTTGTGACACCCAcgtaaatttacattttaaacagtGAGTGGTTTCCGTACACTTTATAGGCGTATAGATGCATCAGGCACACATTGGCATCACCCCTAGGTGCGCCCCCCTCGCCCTGGTGATAATCTCAGTGCTGTGGTCATGCATGCATCCTCTGATCTCCATTTTCTGTTTGTATGGTGTACTTGAGTAGAGGAGGGTCATTACAATGGCTCTTTGTAGAGTGCCTCGTGTGCCTGTCTCACACTGTGGGTTTCTGGTGGTGCTTCATACGTCGTAGTTAGAATTGCAAATGCTTGTCGAGTGTGACAGAGTggtttttgtattgtttgtctCAACGTTTGACAAATGTCCCACAGACCTAGGATGATAGGGGATTCAAAGAGGTTTGTAAATGAGATTTTAGTCATTTGTGACATTTGTACATCAAATGAAGATTACATTTGCATTTCAGAATAGCATTtaaagcataaaaaaaacactacttTAAAAGTTTTCACCACATGTGCCCATGTACACGTGTGCACGATATTATGTGATTAATTTCTGTCCCAGATATTATGCATgtaattgtgtttgtgttgttttttgctgCTCAGTTTCTTTGATCTTCATCTTAAAGTTAGAATTTATTtaagattttaagattttaagttCACctcaagataaaaaaacaatctcCTCATTCAGTCAAATCCATCAAAGTACACAGCAAATTAAGCAGATCTACTCAAGTTTTCTCTGAAACAGTCTGACATGTTGCATATGAAACCCACAACAATAAAAGGTTTGATAATCAGAGATAGGGTTGTGACTTTTCCAGCGTTCACAGTCACAAATTTTCAACATTCACAAGACAACAAAGCAcgaaaattaaattaagttgTTGGTGGAAAATGACACCACAGAATAAAAACCTTATGTACTACTCAAGGGCTTAATGATGCATCAGTGTTAATGTTAGATTTTTCCACCTTTTATtcacaaaatgaataaaaatcaaagaaaaaaggtcCGTCTTCATGTTAAACATTTTCATGCCTGTGACAGTTCCTCTGAGTGTTAATATTTTCTAGGCCACATATGCTGTCTAAACTGTGTCAGCCTGATGGAGTTGATGATGGGTCATTTTCCGTGGCCTTTCTTCTCCATATTGTAATGAGATTAGGTTATTTGCAGCGCTGGGACTTTTATCCACTGGCTcttacactgacattttcaggaTCTATTGCACTTATCCAAGTCCTCGTCTCCACATTACATGTTGTAGGTCAGATGTTGCAAGTTTTTACTAAAAAGGCATTTAATTATTCTCTGATGCCAGTGCTATTGCTGGTTCAAACACTGGTCTGAATCTCTGGAGTTACTGTAAGGAGCATGTCTCTGATTTACTTCAGCTCgtcttgatttttatttttatttttgagggCGACGCCCCCGTCGTCATGACAGCTGAAGTCCCATGGTAGTGGGTGGGAAAGAGAGCTCATTTTTTGGCAGAGGAACAGCGTTTTAATGTGCTGATGTCAGTGGTGATTTTTCATTGTTGTAGACACTGTACTGAAAGGGTGTTTACTCTGAAATCAGCTTAATCGATTGCTTCACTACTTCAGTTACTGTACATGGCGAGCAGTGTTGAAGTTTCTGGTTTTGGTTAGCAAAAAAGTCTTTGGCTGCAAACAGAACCAGCGTCAGCTTTATTGGCCGAGTATGTGTACTCCTACAATGATTTTTATGTCCTTCGGTGTACTTTAAGGCTGCAACTACTGATAATGtccattatcaattaatctactgattattttcacaattaatcaattagggCTGCCCTCTAAAAGTTGAAATTTCAAATCATCAGTTGTGAGACCGCTCAGTCGAATGAGATTCTTCAAGTCGAGCAGTAGTTTGTTGGGTTTTTATTTTCGTCAGTGAGCAGTGTACTTCTGGTTACATTTTGGTCCCCAGTAGTAGCTGCAGAAATAGCACTCCCCACTTTCACGCTGCTCTCTGGGGTCCTTACACTACGTCATGTCGTCCTGTCCACTCGGTGAAGATGTCTGCAACAgctacaggcagctgcagatccagacccagggtgagtctgagtgaaaTGAAGGCAGCGATCCAGAGGACGAGAGGCTTTGCCCAGTCAGGCTCTGAGATGTTATCATCTGCTTTCTGCTAAGAAGTGGTGATTTTACAGCTCACATCAACTTAAtatgatacagtctctggctttggTTTGATATCTAGTATcggcaaaaaatgttgatgcTCACTTGTGCTGAAccgctgaaaatctggcagttcAATAAAGTGTTGCACGATAGTCTATATgaggaaaaaaggaacaaatagGCGGATATTCCTATTGAACAGCCGAAGCTGATTAGAAAATTCTGAGTTGGGTACAGTCCTATAGTTAATCGTTTAGTCTGTCAAGAGGATTGACTGACTAGCGATTAATTTTCTTACCATGGACTTATCAATTAACCGACGAATCTTTGCAGCTCTAATGTAATTAGACATAGTGCCAAGAACACTTTACAGGAAGATAGAAAAACACATACAGCTAAAAACAAGGACAAGCAGAACAACTactgatacaaataaaaaagtgtAGATAGAAGTGTGTTTATATATAGATTTATATGAAAAGCAACAGTTTCTTGAAAAGAGAATAGATTTCCAtgagttgttttttgtgttgttgacGGTCTAAAAATGCTGTTAGGACGATTCAAATACTTTTGTAATATATAAATTCTTGGTGTGGCACAAATTAATTTCAGTTAGGTTATTGAAATTAGTCTTAATGATAGTTTCCTTTGGACAGGATAATTTGGAAAAGCTTGTTTGGATTCAGCTGAGCTGGCTGTTTACCTGTTGCTATAAAAGATACAAAGATCCTCTGTCTCACTTTCTCATCCTGTCCTTTCACAGACCCTTGTGCTGTCCAGTGAAGTTGCCCACCATGCGTGAGTACAAGCTTGTGGTGCTGGGATCAGGAGGCGTGGGAAAATCAGCACTGGTGAGTGATGGCTAGTGCAGCACAGACGACTGAGTCAATATCTTTATTACACTTTTGTAGTAAAACAGTGTTATTGACATAACTATAATGCAACTTATAATAAGTTAGGATGCTttcaaagagaaagaaatctATATTGTATAGAAGTGTGGATGGATTCTCAGCGCTACATTAACCGCATTGTGGTACAAGGCTTTATTCTTCTGGTAATGTATTCTGggatgtaatatttcaaaaggccacaataaataaaagggaCTAGGAGGCATAAAGAACGGCTGAGTCATGGGCTGTGCCGCCTGTGGAATATAAATTATCCTTGTTAAGAAATTAAACTGGCTTCTAGTCAGAGATGAACGTGGATGATGAATCATAatatttgaaatgtgtttttatatttttggtgAATAGAACTGGATGAAGTAATTCAAACAGTGTGCCAGTGTTTGATTAATAATGATGCCTTCCTTTGCTTCATTTGTCCATTTCAGACAGTCCAATTTGTGCAAGGCATTTTTGTGGAGAAGTATGACCCCACAATAGAAGACTCCTACAGAAAGGTGAGTTCAGAAACACACGTCAGACATTTCACTTGACCTCAGTGCAGCTCAGCAACTGGCTGTTCAAATGCCTCCACTTGtcttataaaaaatatttgtttttctccaaCAGCAAGTCGAGGTCGACGGGCAGCAATGTATGCTTGAAATCCTGGACACGGCCGGAACAGTAAGTCAAGTCAGACGCTGACATCAGATGCATGAGTCCTTCAAGATAAATGTAAACAGGCTGCTGACGGCTTCTTGTCTCTGTTATTGATCTGTAGGAACAGTTCACGGCTATGAGGGACCTGTACATGAAGAATGGCCAAGGTTTTGCTTTGGTGTACTCCATCACAGCGCAGTCGACATTTAACGACCTTCAGGACCTCCGGGAACAGATCCTGCGAGTAAAAGACACAGAGGACGTGAGTGTTACCCTCTTTTAAAAcgttatcatttttattttcatgtgtcttttctcattttacacTTACTGACGTTCTAATCAATGACGTAAGTAATTTTTAACAGGAATTTTTAATATGGTGACATGATAGTATCACCTTGAAGTACTATTGCTACTCTTAGGGGCTCTGACACCAGCCTGATGGTTGGATGGTGGTCAACGTTGGGCCATCTGTAAGCATCTCgcaccctagtttttgcggtgtgtcctgtACCACAGGCACTAGTCAGTCCTTGTCTGCATTTTTGGCTGATTCAGTATGTCGACTCAGCGTCAGAGACGGTGGAGCCCGTTGGTGAATGAAATTACTCTGAttagcagttcagctcagtgcacaagaagagaaacagaagtgagcaGAGCAAACAAGTGGCGGAAGTCAAGCAGTCCTGagataagattattttttttgccattgaaCTCTTTAACAGAAATGCTCTGTaatagtttgtgttactgttcgctagcgcacagtaaatatctgttgttctttcaacatcaggttgttGTTAATGTCCTAACCGCCTAACTAGCGTCATGAAGCCATCCCCTGGTTCTTCTACTTTACCTTTTTTTTACTAACAAATATAAACTACCGCTATCTGCTACTATGGAGAATTATTTTCTGTGAAACAGGTGCAGAACACACGTGGTAGttagctgttggctgtagtctttgcggtgtgttcaagtgcagctttttggccaagacacagccAATTTGAGACAACATTAGttcttttgtgtctgttttgtatGTTGGGGCATTTAAATGCTACTGCTTTCATTGGCaatgggtttttaaaaatgtattagttaaatataaaatatgaagaTTAATCAGTAAAAattaacatattttatatttttttatgtgattttgcACATTGGCTCTGTCCTGTGTAAACTGTGTATAtctaaaaatattttgattattttcattttggaaTAATCTGCAGATTCTTTGGATGAATTATTTTGTCAATACAATATCAGaaacaaacagttaaaaaataaatacccaTCATAATTTCTTCCAGCAAGATAAGGTTAGAATGTGAtgggctgccacaaataaatcagtgtgtgGGAAACATTgggatttatatttatttataatttcttTATTGCAATTTcttaagacaaagaaaatccTTAGTGTTTCTCCCCAGATTTTGGAGCGTTTCTCCTCAGGAGCGAGAGTGTGGAGCGTTTCTCCTCAGAGCGTGGAGCGTTTCTCCTCAGAGCGTGGAGCGTTTCTCCTCAGAGCGTGGAGCCTTTCTCCTCTGAGCGTGGAGCCTTTCTCCTCAGTGTGTGGAGCCTTTCTCCTCAGTGTGTGGAGCCTTTCTCCTCAGAGCGTGGAGCGTTTCTCCTCAGAGCGTGGAGCCTTTCTCCTCAGAGCGTGGAGCCTTTCTCCTCAGTGTGTGGAGCCTTTCTCCTCAGAGCGTGGAGCCTTTCTCCTCAGTGATGACCTTTAGTTGGTGTCTTCTATATAATCTGCCTGTGTCACCTCTGAGGCTCATCACTCCCTCATTAGACTGGGCTCTGGGAGAGAGGGCAGAGCGAGCGCGGGGGGGGCAGGAACTTAGTGACAGGGTGGAAATGTCAGAGCTGTTGCTGGATGCTATCTGCCACTTTGAGTCTAGGTCTCTTCATCTCCAGATTTAGAGAGAGGATGTGCAGCATGCTGAGTGTgtgctttatttattcatagcAGGTTGCTTGATTGGTCGTGTGTCTTCATTAAAGGCTCACTCAACATTTCCCCTGTGCATCTACTGTATATAAGATCATGAAACAAGTGAATCATTCATATGTGCctgtgtaaaaatgaaaatgctgtACGATGTAAGGTTTTGCTTTGCAGCTTAAACCTTTAACATTTCTGTTGATCAATCAGGTTCCAATGATCCTGGTGGGAAACAAATGTGACCTGGAGGACGAGCGTGTGGTTGGCAAGGAGCAGGGTCAGAATCTGGCCCGTCAGTGGAACAACTGTGCCTTTTTAGAGACTTCAGCTAAATCAAAGATCAACGTTAATGAGGTCAGTATTATTACGCTACTACAGCTATACTACAGTACTTACTATGTATGACATCTGTTAATCCTTTGGTCTATAATGTGTCgggaaataataaaaatgccACATCAAAGTATCCCAAAGTCCAAGGTGACAGATCTCTTTTTCTTGTTCAATCATCAATCCTAAACCCGCAGATACTGAGTTTACTTTAATATAAGACgaggaaaaatgaaaatattgacATTTGAGACGTTAACGATTAGAGGTCGactgatttatttgtttggcaGAATAATCGGCGTCGACAGGATGTTTTTACAAACTATCATTATCTGTGGCCGGTCACAACACAGCTTCCACCTGTCACTCAGAAACATTCATCACCGGTCGGAGCTGTAGAAGGGAGGGTTGGGATAAGTGATCAGTGGGTGCAGCTCCAGAGAAAGCAGattcctgctgctgtgtgagtTTGTCCTAGTGTATTGTTACTCACTTTAACATACATTTACGTGACTTTTTGGACTGGATTGCAATAGCTATAGGGCTATAGTGGAAGTCTGTGAGTTCATGACTGAATGAAAGccgccacttcctgtttcagacTAAAAGCCCTTGTTTCAAATGAAAGCTCTCTGGGGATTTGATGTAGTCAAGTATTTTGAGTGAAATAACTCCACTGTGAAGTATCGTGTTACAAATTACCTTTGAATCATTTCAGCCCTGTCAATTATCAATTAGAAAATACTCTAAAATAATTGAAatgcatatttaaaaaacaagtaACCAAAAAAGGGCCCATCTCTGATCACCATTTTACATGGAGGCTCCTTACATAAAGTCGTGATAATGTCATTGTGTACCTCTCAGGTTGACTTTGAGAGAAATTATGAGCTCAAAAAGTAAAAGTCACGCCCACCTAGATTTTTTTTACGGTTACTTGTTATGTTGATGTTCAGTTCCAGATTGATATATTTATTTAGGTATTTATTACTTTGACTTAGATATTCAGTTCAATTATCCTGTTTCTAATAAAGTCAAAGATTGTTCATTTCCTACACTGTCAATTTTTTCTGGGTGTGTGAATATTGGTCGATTAATCAGCTATCAGCTTTTCCCTGTTCCTAACTATAGTTATTacattttgcctttaaaaaatcctCTATCAGTCAGCTCTGCTAAAAACAGGGACTGTGGTCCTTTTTTTGGTctttaaaaatgactcaaaattaTTTATCAATGGCGGATGTGAAGTTAACATCACGCCGTGTTAATTGTTTTGTACGCGGTTGCCATCTTGAAATTATGCTCTGTATTACCTGTGCCTGCTGCATTGGTCAAGCAACAGCATTTGGACAAACCACTCATGATAAACAACATAGATCCATATGATTTGGCAGCCCAGAGCTGGACTACAGACCCTGATGCACTACCTCCTCGTTTGACTGAATGCATACACTTTGCTAAAAGAGATAACAGAGCAAGTACCTCAAACATGGAGCGTCAATCCCACACAGCGTCACATAGCTTCACATTCTCTATAATCAATTAATATAATTTGACAGTAATATCCACCCACCCCCTGCATCCCCTTTAATATCTGCACCACATTTAGTATTTCATATTTACAGTGTAGTATCTTTtgttgtatatatattttttgttgtatATATTGTAATTTTGATATTTATTATGTCAAGTACTAGAGGGGACAGCACAGTGTTAGGCTGCACAATGTAGAGATACTGTATGCTGAGTatgtgacaaattaaaaaaacaaaaacaaaagagttgcagacacattttcaggtgattaattGATCCATCAATCAAATAATTGTAACAGTGTTATGGCCTACTCATGCATTTCTGCTTGAACAGTGTCAGTAAAATTACATCAAATTTGTACTTTTTCAAGGTATGTATTGTCAAGAAATATCCCATTGACTTTGTTGTTTACTCAGAGCTGCCAGCCCTTCACATTtcctttaatatttaattaataatattacATCTGTGATCACTAAAGCAATATTGAGACCATCGATCTTTCTCATGTTGTAGATTTTCTATGATCTGGTGAGACAGATCAACAGAAAAACGCCGatggaaaagaagaagacaaaaaagaagTCGAGTTGCACACTGCTCTAAAATGCCCTCCCACAGCAGCTCCAGGCCAGGTGAGTGGGTGTTGAGTCTAAATTTATTCCAGACATGAGCAGGGCTGCTAACTGAGCTCTGGATTGTCACTTTAGAGGTATAATGCAGTGATCAAAGTAATTTCATTAACAGGGACCTGTaatgtttttctgtattttagAGGGGGGGTGCACAGAGTATTTCacacagagggtgaatacaggtgttccagcacagaccgtatgaagaaaataaagtggttttttttaacattaaattaa comes from the Epinephelus lanceolatus isolate andai-2023 chromosome 8, ASM4190304v1, whole genome shotgun sequence genome and includes:
- the rap1aa gene encoding RAP1A, member of RAS oncogene family a encodes the protein MREYKLVVLGSGGVGKSALTVQFVQGIFVEKYDPTIEDSYRKQVEVDGQQCMLEILDTAGTEQFTAMRDLYMKNGQGFALVYSITAQSTFNDLQDLREQILRVKDTEDVPMILVGNKCDLEDERVVGKEQGQNLARQWNNCAFLETSAKSKINVNEIFYDLVRQINRKTPMEKKKTKKKSSCTLL